In the Solanum pennellii chromosome 5, SPENNV200 genome, one interval contains:
- the LOC107020501 gene encoding uncharacterized protein LOC107020501: MASTLSSLQTINSSITNFPCVPIIKKPKLHISLTKTSISSVRVVCCSSSSSSATTYNEDEEMDKIRRLQNGSDVRGVALQGEKGRSVDLTPPAVEAIAESFGEWVIKGLNNKEKVVMVSLGKDPRISGNTLSVAVFSGLSRAGCMVFDMGLATTPACFMSTILPPCQYDASIMMTASHLPYTRNGLKFFTKKGGLTSVEVEEICSDAARKYANRFVKVSTTLSTRPTKVDFMSNYAKHLRDIIKERVNHPNHYETPLKGFQIIVNAGNGSGGFFTWDVLDKLGADTFGSLHLNPDGMFPNHIPNPEDKIAMSLTRAAVLENNADLGIVFDTDVDRSGVVDSEGNPINGDRLIALMSAIVLKEHPGTTIVTDARTSLALTKFITNKGGQHCLYRVGYRNVIDKGVNLNKDGVETHLMMETSGHGALKENHFLDDGAYMVVKIIIEMVRMKLEGSKEGIGSLIKDLEEPLESAELRMVVLSEPRYAKAKAFEAIEAFRTYIEQGSLPGWDLDACGDCWVSDGCLVDTNDDPTAIDAYMYRAKVSSQENGEHGWIHLRQSIHNPNIAVNMQSTVPGGCQNMAKVLRDRFLLPSGMDKILDVTQIDKYAKSGDLSQAA; the protein is encoded by the exons ATGGCATCCACTTTATCTTCTTTACAAACCATTAATTCTTCAATAACCAACTTCCCTTGTGTTCCAATAATAAAGAAACCAAAGTTGCATATTTCCTTGACAAAAACGTCGATTTCTTCTGTTAGAGTAGTGTGTTGTagcagtagtagtagtagtgCAACGACGTACAATGAGGATGAAGAAATGGATAAGATTAGAAGGCTACAAAATGGATCGGATGTTCGTGGTGTGGCCTTGCAAGGTGAGAAAGGTAGAAGTGTAGATCTTACACCACCTGCTGTTGAGGCAATAGCAGAAAGCTTTGGTGAATGGGTGATTAAAGGGCTGAACAATAAGGAGAAAGTTGTTATGGTTTCTCTTGGAAAAGACCCTCGAATTTCGGGCAATACATTGAGTGTTGCTGTATTTTCTGGTCTTTCTAGGGCTGGTTGCATGGTCTTTGACATGGGACTTGCAACAACACCAGCATGCTTCATGAGCACTATTCTTCCTCCATGTCAATATGATGCCTCAATAATG ATGACTGCTTCTCACTTACCCTACACTCGAAATGGTCTTAAATTCTTCACAAAAAAAGGCGGTTTAACATCCGTGGAAGTGGAGGAAATATGCTCAGATGCGGCTCGTAAATATGCAAACAGGTTCGTAAAAGTGTCAACGACACTATCGACGCGTCCAACTAAGGTAGATTTCATGAGCAATTATGCCAAGCATCTACGAGATATTATAAAGGAAAGAGTGAACCATCCTAACCATTATGAGACTCCCCTCAAAGGATTTCAG ATAATTGTAAATGCTGGAAATGGATCAGGAGGGTTCTTTACATGGGATGTGTTAGACAAGCTTGGTGCAGACACATTTGGATCTCTCCACCTAAATCCAGATGGAATGTTCCCTAACCATATACCTAATCCAGAGGACAAAATAGCCATGTCCTTAACAAGAGCAGCTGTGCTTGAAAACAATGCTGATCTAGGTATTGTTTTTGATACAGACGTTGATCGTAGTGGTGTAGTAGATAGTGAAGGAAATCCTATCAATGGTGATAGGCTCATTGCACTAATGTCTGCAATTGTTCTCAAGGAACATCCTGGTACAACTATTGTCACTGATGCTCGTACTAGTTTGGCCTTAActaaatttattacaaataaagGAGGCCAACATTGCTTGTATCGAGTTGGTTATAGGAATGTCATTGACAAAGGTGTCAATCTTAACAAGGATGGTGTGGAAACACATCTCATGATGGAAACTAGTGGCCATGGTGCTTTGAAAGAAAATCACTTTCTTGATGATG GTGCTTACATGGTTGTGAAAATTATCATTGAAATGGTAAGAATGAAGCTTGAAGGATCAAAAGAAGGCATTGGTAGTCTCATAAAAGATCTTGAAGAGCCATTAGAGTCCGCGGAACTTAGAATGGTTGTCCTTTCTGAGCCTAGATATGCTAAGGCTAAAGCATTTGAAGCCATTGAAGCATTCAGAACCTATATTGAg CAAGGAAGTTTACCAGGATGGGATCTTGATGCTTGTGGAGATTGTTGGGTAAGTGATGGATGTCTTgttgacactaatgatgatccAACTGCAATTGATGCTTATATGTATAG GGCCAAAGTTTCATCTCAAGAAAATGGAGAACATGGATGGATTCACCTTAGACAAAGTATCCACAATCCAAATATTGCTGTTAATATGCAATCCACAGTTCCTGGTGGATGCCAAAACATGGCAAAAGTTCTAAGAGACCG GTTTCTCTTGCCTAGCGGAATGGACAAAATACTTGATGTCACTCAAATTGATAAGTATGCTAAAAGTGGAGATCTAAGCCAAGCTGCTTAA